tagatagatggctTCTTAGGTAGTATGAGAAAACTGGATCACTgtagcgacttccctttcacgtttcactttcatgcattggagaaggaaatggcaacccactctactgttcttgcctggagaatccccgggacggcgaagcctggtgggctgccctctatggggtcgcacagagtcggacatgactgaagcaacttagcagcagcagcagcaccacaaAACAATCTGGAATGAATAAATAGATGGCTTCTTAGGTAGTATGAGAAAACTGGATCACTGTACAAAGAAAAATTGAGCTTGATCCTGCATTTTTACTATATGCTAAGAGGATTCAAACTGGATTTTACAACCTATTAACGTAATAGACTATGAAAGGACTATCTTTATGAACCAGGGGGAAATCTTTTTAAGCAAGACCCCAAAATAATAAACATgagataaagaaataattattatcACTGCATAAAATTTGAAGATTTCTGTTCAATGAAGTATAAACTTAGACAAATGACTAAGAGGAGATATCTATCAGCAATGACTAAAATCTACAGGgcattaaaactaaaatatacaacaaggacctactgtatacacagtgaactatactcaatattttgtaataacctataagggaaaagaatctgtaaaagtatatgtgtgtgtgtgttttaaatcacTTTaggtctgtccaactctttgtgaccccccacagactgcagcccacctctgtcagtgggattctctaggcaagaatactggagtgggttgccatttcctcctccaggggatcttcctgatccagggatcaaacccacatctcatgtctcctgcactggcaggcagattctttaccattagcaccacctgggaagctgtcataaaagtatatatgcatatatatatatatatatatacacacacatacattcatatacaactgaatcactttcctatacacctgaaactaacataaatatttcaattaaaaacaaaaaactagagggatttccccagtggtccaatggttaagacgcTATGCTTctaatgcaaggggcatgggttcaatcccaggttgggaaCTACGATCTCACACgatgtgcagtgcagccaaaagagaAAAGCTAGAATATACGAAATCAGCAGGAATAAAATTGGAAActgattataaaaatagataaaagataTGAATAGGCAATTTGAAGCAAAGGAAGCCCAAAGGgctaacaaataataaaaagatactcaacatcactagtaaGCTGATATATCAAAATTGAAGCAAAAATGATACACCAATTTTACAGCCATCAAATTGGCAAAAATTGGAAAAGATGATGCATATCAgtttggcaaggatatggagaagtaatgtaaactggtacaggtATTCTGGAAGGCATTCTGGCAGAATTCAGTAAAAATGTCAGTGCATGCCTCAGACTCACTTATCTCAGGGAATATacataccaaagaaattcttgcaTGGATCTGAAGGAGAGTTATACAGGGACATCTGTTGCAGTGTTTATGGTAGAAGTATGCTAGGGGATGGGTACATAAAATGCAGTGAATGTGAAATGCTATGCAGGTAGGAGCAAGATATATACAGCAATATGGGTACATCACAGAAGATTAATGCTGAgggaaaaaagtaagaaatagaacagaaaaatagcatatatcatttgtgtaaattaaaaacacagagaTATACTGTATAAAACTATGTATTTCACAAGAacatatgcatattttataatcTGTATTAAACACATTAGAGTGAGGAGAGGAACATGGGTTTGGATTGAGgttaaagaaactaaaatagaCCAGGAATAAGCATTACATAAATGATGTTGATATTAAGCAATGAATTGAGAGGTATGATTAAATTTTCTATAACCGAGGTCTAATATGAAAGTAGAAGATAAATGATGAAAACATACGCTTACTGAGCAATAAccaccttgaaaatattatagtAAAAGTGATAGATAATTACAACAAACATAGTAAAGATATATTTAGGAAAAACTGCATTACTGGATATTTAAAGACAACATGCACCAAAGGATTTtggaagggggaaaaagaaagaaaacaaataccataaaTATGTTATTCTTTCTAAGTCATTTTATAGCTTAACATTATTCCAATCAAAACACCAATAGGATTTTTCTTCGAAGAAGATAAAGCTGATGGAAAGTTCACTAAAGTGTACTAAATAGGATAAGTTCTCAAAAAATAgcttcaaaaagaaaagcaaagagaggaCAGTAGTTTTCAAGATGGCAAATGATAGTATGATACGACAAAAATTTATATAATGGCACAAAACAGATCCACATAAGTGAATAGAAATTTCAGAAACAGAACACTATTACATACCATaattatagaattaaaaatatactgcaaaataaaggcaaaggaaagaaagatttcATAAGACAACTAGATTATAATCTAGAGAAACTTAAGTGAGAACCATACCTTATataaataccaaaataaatttgaagaatattttctttttaaaatcaactctTGTAAGTAATTTACATATAGTGTTCCATTCGCTCTTAACAATAACTCTGGTgatggtgatttagtcgctaagccatgtccgactcttgcgatcccatggactgtatcctgccaggctcctctgtccgtgggattctccaggtgaggatactggaatgggttcccatttccttctccagaggatcttcccaacccaggaactgaaccctggtctcctgcattgcaggcagattctttacccactgagctatgagggaacccTCAATAACTCTTTAAATAggcataattattataataattttatagatgaaaaactgaagcaaagaaaatttaaaaaaatttttttgactatATTTTTGGTTGCTGTCTGCAAATATCATTAATCAGCCTAACACAAATGTCCCCAATGTGTCTTTATTCCTTTTGTTGGTTGGAATGAAAGTCATTCTCTCCCAGAGGTTTTCTCCCTTCTGTGCCCAACCTATGAAGAAATCAATTTCTGCTGTCAATCCAAGCACTAATAATGACTATATAAATTGGCTATACCTTGAGGGAAAATTTACTGGAGATCTAAGTAAGATCTTTGGGAACTCTAAGACTTTCATTTAAATCCAGTCTTGAATACAAGTATTGTAATGGTATCCAGAATGTTTCTTAGGGCtgtttccaaatgaaaaaaataggtcTACTGAAGGTCCTAATAATGGAATTTTGTTCTGAAGACTGATTTTGGCAACTGAAGAAGTTTGTATGCCTTTGCTATGACGATTAAAAGAACCAATGCTATCATTTCTCATGAGATCCAAAATCAatgttctttaaattttgttaCTTTGCTTGATTATTCTACTAAATTGTTTTTGTCCCCCTCAAATTGTGCTTTAAATCTGTATCTTTTTGGCCAGGAGCTATGTGAGTTGTATTTGTCTGTGCTTTCTATGGGACAGATAccacagataatttttttaaggagaaatgACAGCATAAAAAGCACATCAGAGTTCTGTTAGCTCATGGCTTCAGCTTCCCATTGTGTATGTAGCTTTGCTTCCAGAAGAATTAGttgcttataatttaaaaatgctgctgctgctgctaagtcccttcagtagtgtccgactctgtgcgaccctgtagatggcagcccaccaggctcctccatccttgggattctccaggcatactggagtgggttgccatttccttctccactgcatgcatacatgctaagtcgcttcagtcgtgtccgactctgtgtgaccccatagacggcagcccacaaggcttctctgtccataggattccccaggcaagaatactggagtgggttgccgtttccttctccaataacttaagaatatataaaaataaatttaaccaagcaGGTATCAGTTATCACTGAAATTACAGTATGAAAATTATCTCTGTCTTTGGGGAGaacaattaaaatgaaagtaCTGTGGTTAAAAActagaacaaaattaaaagaactgGTAGAGTAAGATCAATGAAGCTAAAATATCATATGCATGGGGATTATAGCAAGGTACTTCCCAAGTTAAAGTTAATGAGAAATGAAATTAGATAGATTCAAGAATGTAATGGATGAGTTCAACCACTTGTACAAATGATATAAcaaagaaattgtctttaatattAACTGAAGAATTCAGAAAATATCTAAATCCAGTCAAAGAGTCTTGTGTTTCAGGAAGGCATGTTAACTGCTGTGACCCAGAAAATATCAGCTAGGGGTCAAAAATTCAAAGACCCAAAGAGAATATAAAGACTCAGGcagttaatataaatataaatcaagatgaaaaaaaaaatagcaacctactggggacttccttggtggtctggtggctaagacttcttgctcccaatacagggagcCCAGATTTCATCCCTTGTCAGGAAACTAggtcccacacaccacagctaagaGCTTGCATGCCTcagctaaagattccacatgctgcaacgaagtGCCGCATATTCTTAAAAGCCATTAAAGAATAGCAACCTACAGACTgatatatttgcaaatcatagatTCTATAAGAGgctaatatctagaatatattaaaaaaatctgagaattccctgacagtccagtggacAAGACTCTGTGGCCTGCCTCTTTCCACCATCTTTCTGTGCCACCAGAATGGTGCACATGAATGTCCTGGCTGATGTTCTCAAGAGTATCAACAATgccaaaaagaaaggcaaatgccaGGTCCTTATTAGGCCATGCTCCAAAGTCATCGTCAAGTTTCTAACAGTGATGATGAAGCATGGTTACATTGGCGAATTTGAAATCATTGATGATCACAGGGCTGGGAAAATTGTTGTGAACCTCACAGGCAGGCTAAATAAGTGTGGAGCGATCAGCCCCAGATTTGATGTGCAACTTaaagatctagaaaaatggcagaatAAACTGCTCCCATCCTATCAGCTTGGTTTCATTGTACTGACAACCTCAGCTGGCATCATGGACCATGAAGCAGCAAGACGAAAACATACAGGAGGGAAAATCCTTGGATTCTTTTTCTAGGGATTTaacacatacaaataaaatgcCTCAGAGGATTCTGGTGCTTCCTTAAGTCATTTTGAACTTTGTACAGCAGAATAGCAAGAGCGTATTCAGGAGCATACAGCCTTTGTGTTAATTGGTGAATGCTGTTTCCTTGAAGTACAAGAAAGTTTTGACTTGGCGTAAATTTCACCATCATCCTTGTGGCTCATCAGAGGAAGGTGTGTCTGGCCCTGGATGGTTGACTCTGGTTTGGGGTCCAAATGGTGAAGCTGCCTCTTCTGGAGTCTTAAATTAACCCTTGAATGAGTGGTGCCTTTCCTATTTTTAGCTTGATAGAATTCACATTTCATGCCCTAAAAATATGATAACAGTTATAGTTGACTATGTAAGTACTCATAAGGAAGCAGATAATTAGAGCTCTACAGCTCACTAAGACTCAAAGTAAATTTGGATGGCATATTGGGGACATGCCAGCAGTATGTGCTTATAAAAtgccattctttttaaaaaaccagtaCTGTAAACCTATCACCAAGTGTATTCTGGAATTGGGCAGAATTAGTAAGAGCAGTGCTGTGCAGTAGGCATCTAACAAGAGCCACATGTGTATTCAAAACTTCTGGAAGCCACATTAAAACAAGgaaagagaaacttttttttttttcttaaaataacattttgtgtTCAAAAGTTAAAATTTCACCATATAGAtaatatggggggaaaaaaaaagactctgtggcctcactgctgagggcccagtttcaatccctggctcggaaACTAAGATCGCATAAGCTGTGAGGCAtggtcaaacaaacaaacaaaaaacctgtaactcaacaataatttaaaaacacaaataatccaatttaaaaaatggttaaagaacttggccttcccttgtgactcagctactaaagaatccgcctgcaatgtggaagacctggattcgatcctgggttgggatttcgatcctggagaaaggaaaggctacccactccagtgtcttagcctggagaattccatggactgtatagtccatggggtctcaaaaagtcgaacatgactgagcgacttgcgcTTTCACTTAAAGAACTTGACTAGATATTTCTAAGAATGCCTACAAAAACCCAATAAGTACTTGAGAAAACACTCAATATTACTAATTGttacaaaaatgtaaatcaaaaccacactgagatagCTTttcacacccattagaatggctactgtttaagaagcagaaaataaggaacgctggcaaggatatggagaaattggaattctTGTGTAttgctggcaggaatgtaaaGTACAGTCAAACAATATAATAGCTcatcaaaaaattcaaaatagaatgaCCATATGatttcagcaattccacttctgggtaagtatatacccaaaagaattgaaagcaggtaCTCAAAATATAGGGtgcccctgatggctcagaggataaagaatccccctgaatgcaggagacacgtgagacatgggttcaatctctgggtcaggaagatcccctagaggaggaaatgccaatccactccagtactcttgcctggaaaatcctatggacagaggagcctggtgggctaagttcatggggtctcaaagagtcagacacgacttggcaactgaacacgcatgcacacacacactcattcaaaAGATATCTGTACACCCATGTtcctagcagcattatttaca
The sequence above is a segment of the Bos indicus isolate NIAB-ARS_2022 breed Sahiwal x Tharparkar chromosome 20, NIAB-ARS_B.indTharparkar_mat_pri_1.0, whole genome shotgun sequence genome. Coding sequences within it:
- the LOC109574753 gene encoding small ribosomal subunit protein uS8-like, producing MVHMNVLADVLKSINNAKKKGKCQVLIRPCSKVIVKFLTVMMKHGYIGEFEIIDDHRAGKIVVNLTGRLNKCGAISPRFDVQLKDLEKWQNKLLPSYQLGFIVLTTSAGIMDHEAARRKHTGGKILGFFF